One Lentimicrobiaceae bacterium genomic window carries:
- a CDS encoding TetR/AcrR family transcriptional regulator has protein sequence MSEKDSNTEQIILKAARKVFTHKGFDGARMQEIADEAGINKALLHYYFRSKDKLFEAIFKEVITTFFPRIISVLTSDLSLFEKITLFTERYIDILTQNPDIAGFVIHEVSVNPHRLVGNIKEMGADINLIDIQLQQEIAAGNIIPIKAGHFVANLISMCVFPVIARPVLMGMMNYTDEQYQAFLEERKKIVPQTIIQSLRIVQ, from the coding sequence ATGTCTGAAAAAGATTCAAATACAGAACAAATTATCCTCAAAGCTGCACGGAAAGTTTTCACGCATAAGGGCTTTGACGGAGCCAGAATGCAGGAAATTGCCGATGAAGCCGGCATAAATAAAGCCTTACTACATTATTATTTCCGCAGTAAGGATAAACTGTTTGAAGCCATTTTTAAAGAAGTAATCACCACCTTTTTTCCACGTATCATATCAGTATTGACTTCTGATTTGTCTCTTTTCGAAAAAATCACACTTTTTACCGAACGCTACATCGATATTCTGACTCAAAATCCGGATATAGCCGGATTTGTTATTCATGAAGTCAGTGTAAATCCTCATCGTTTGGTTGGAAATATCAAAGAAATGGGGGCCGATATAAATCTGATTGATATCCAGTTACAGCAGGAAATTGCTGCGGGAAATATCATTCCGATAAAAGCCGGACATTTTGTAGCCAACCTTATTTCCATGTGTGTTTTCCCCGTAATTGCCCGTCCGGTGCTTATGGGAATGATGAATTATACTGATGAACAATACCAGGCATTTCTCGAAGAAAGAAAAAAGATTGTTCCACAAACCATTATTCAATCATTAAGAATCGTCCAATGA
- a CDS encoding HlyD family efflux transporter periplasmic adaptor subunit: MKTIQKLILLTMVSALTVSCNQNKQVSDAYGNFEAVETTISSEANGRIIWLNLTEGQLLKAGDTVGLIDTTDLHYKKIQLQAQKSAVASKAASIQAQAAIYQQQKSNLKIDQTRIENLLKDQAATPKQYDDIKGAVEVADKQIAGVNSQLTAVADELKALDAQIAQVEEALKRCFLVNKVEGTILNRFAETGEVTAFGKPLYKIANLKTMDLRVYISGNMLAQVKTGQKAKVMIDEADGMSELEGVVTWISPMAEFTPKIIQTREERINLVYAVKLSVENDGRLKIAMPAEVVFIK, from the coding sequence ATGAAAACAATTCAAAAATTAATACTTCTGACAATGGTATCAGCACTCACCGTATCATGTAATCAAAACAAACAGGTTTCTGATGCCTACGGGAATTTCGAAGCGGTTGAAACCACCATTTCAAGTGAAGCCAACGGTCGGATTATATGGCTCAACCTGACTGAGGGTCAATTGCTGAAAGCAGGCGATACTGTAGGATTAATTGATACCACAGATTTGCATTACAAAAAAATACAGCTTCAGGCTCAAAAATCAGCAGTTGCAAGTAAAGCTGCCAGTATACAGGCCCAGGCAGCCATTTATCAGCAACAAAAAAGCAATCTGAAAATTGATCAAACCCGAATTGAAAACCTGTTAAAAGACCAGGCTGCCACGCCCAAACAGTATGACGATATAAAAGGAGCTGTTGAAGTGGCTGACAAACAGATAGCAGGCGTAAACTCACAATTAACCGCAGTAGCCGATGAATTAAAAGCCCTTGATGCCCAGATTGCCCAGGTTGAAGAAGCCCTGAAACGCTGCTTCCTTGTGAATAAGGTTGAAGGAACCATCCTCAACCGCTTTGCTGAAACTGGCGAAGTAACTGCCTTTGGCAAACCACTTTACAAAATTGCCAACCTCAAGACCATGGACCTAAGAGTTTACATTAGTGGCAATATGCTGGCTCAGGTAAAAACAGGGCAAAAGGCAAAAGTAATGATTGATGAAGCAGACGGAATGAGCGAGCTTGAAGGAGTGGTCACCTGGATTTCGCCTATGGCTGAGTTTACACCTAAAATCATTCAAACCCGTGAAGAAAGAATAAACCTTGTGTATGCAGTAAAACTGAGTGTTGAGAATGACGGACGCCTTAAAATTGCCATGCCAGCTGAAGTAGTTTTCATCAAATAG
- a CDS encoding ABC transporter ATP-binding protein — MSDLAISCNGISKRYGNTLALDNLSFSVKRGEIFGFIGPDGAGKTSLFRILTTLLLPDAGQASVEGYDVVKDYKKLRNILGYMPGKFSLYQDLTVEENLRFFAGIFKADIKANYHLISEIYDQIAPFAHRRAGKLSGGMKQKLALSCALIHKPVVLVLDEPTTGVDAVSRREFWEMLIRLKKEGITIIVATPYMDEAMLCDRVALVQHGKILATDAPAAIINAFPWQLFRIHHSNTLSLLGKLKQHPKIHSADMFGEFVHATAETGKLSTEEISAFLENEGLGQPQVSESEPDIEDCFIDLMRMHVQSDKTPA; from the coding sequence ATGTCGGATCTGGCAATTAGTTGTAATGGAATAAGCAAACGCTATGGTAACACACTGGCGCTTGATAATCTGAGCTTTTCGGTAAAAAGAGGAGAAATTTTCGGCTTTATCGGTCCTGATGGAGCCGGAAAAACCTCCCTCTTTAGAATTCTCACTACCCTGTTGCTTCCCGATGCAGGTCAGGCCTCAGTTGAAGGTTATGATGTTGTAAAAGATTACAAAAAGCTCAGGAATATACTGGGTTATATGCCTGGCAAGTTCTCACTTTATCAGGATTTGACAGTAGAGGAAAACCTTCGTTTTTTTGCGGGTATTTTCAAAGCCGATATTAAAGCCAACTATCATCTGATAAGTGAAATTTACGATCAGATTGCCCCTTTTGCTCATCGCCGGGCAGGCAAGTTATCGGGAGGAATGAAACAAAAACTGGCGCTCTCGTGCGCACTTATACACAAACCGGTGGTGCTGGTACTTGACGAACCTACCACAGGAGTTGATGCTGTTTCGCGCCGCGAATTCTGGGAAATGCTGATTCGCCTGAAAAAAGAGGGCATCACCATCATTGTAGCCACCCCTTATATGGATGAAGCTATGTTATGCGACAGGGTGGCGCTGGTTCAGCACGGAAAAATTCTGGCCACCGATGCACCCGCAGCTATCATCAATGCTTTTCCCTGGCAATTGTTCCGCATACATCATAGCAATACCTTAAGCCTGCTGGGCAAACTGAAGCAACATCCCAAAATTCACAGTGCCGATATGTTTGGCGAATTTGTTCATGCCACCGCTGAAACCGGGAAACTAAGTACGGAAGAAATCAGTGCCTTTCTTGAGAATGAAGGGTTGGGGCAACCGCAGGTAAGTGAATCCGAACCTGATATTGAAGACTGTTTTATTGATCTGATGCGCATGCACGTTCAATCAGATAAAACTCCTGCATGA
- a CDS encoding DUF4837 family protein encodes MKFKKLSGFLLTSLLLVSVFSSCKQSDKSVMASSTGKPSEVLVVCEKGLWKSSAGDSVRRFFAGPAVGLPQPEPLYKIVQVEEDEFNRFLKSHRNVFIMTIDSSMAKPLVELRHDIWASPQRVVKISGASIEAIKNSFAERKNEILNLYDNAEIERLNKLYSKSYNIKAIELIKKKFNLSMDIPADYYVAVDKDNFVWLRREANMLSQGLLIYSYPYTDTVAFNPLKILSVRNQFTELYVPGPSDSSYMIVAPEFIEPVARTLSLKKELAVEIRGLWEVKKDFMGGPFINYTFVDKQNNMVISLDGYVYAPNEEKRDLVKQVQSILLSFEFVDK; translated from the coding sequence ATGAAATTCAAAAAATTATCGGGTTTCCTGCTGACTTCATTGTTGTTAGTATCGGTTTTCAGCTCATGTAAACAGAGCGACAAATCAGTAATGGCCTCCTCTACCGGAAAACCTTCCGAAGTGCTGGTTGTATGTGAAAAAGGTCTTTGGAAAAGTTCTGCAGGGGATTCTGTTCGCCGGTTTTTTGCCGGACCTGCCGTTGGCCTGCCCCAGCCCGAACCTCTTTACAAAATTGTACAGGTTGAAGAAGATGAGTTTAACCGCTTTCTGAAATCACACCGCAATGTTTTTATTATGACCATTGACAGCAGCATGGCCAAACCCCTGGTTGAACTGCGTCATGATATATGGGCCTCTCCTCAGCGGGTGGTTAAAATCAGCGGAGCCTCTATCGAAGCCATTAAAAACAGCTTTGCAGAAAGAAAAAATGAAATTCTCAACCTTTACGACAACGCTGAAATCGAGAGACTTAATAAACTTTACTCCAAATCATACAACATAAAAGCCATTGAACTGATTAAGAAAAAGTTCAACCTTTCAATGGATATTCCGGCTGATTATTATGTTGCCGTTGATAAAGACAACTTCGTTTGGTTGCGTCGCGAAGCCAACATGCTCAGCCAGGGATTGCTCATTTACAGCTATCCTTATACCGATACCGTGGCCTTCAACCCATTGAAGATACTATCCGTAAGAAACCAGTTTACTGAACTGTATGTTCCGGGGCCCAGCGATAGTTCCTACATGATTGTTGCGCCTGAATTTATTGAGCCTGTTGCCCGCACTTTAAGCCTGAAAAAAGAACTTGCCGTAGAAATTCGTGGTTTGTGGGAAGTAAAAAAGGATTTCATGGGTGGCCCTTTTATCAACTATACTTTTGTTGACAAGCAAAACAATATGGTTATCTCGCTTGACGGTTACGTTTATGCCCCGAATGAAGAAAAACGCGACCTCGTTAAACAAGTTCAGTCTATCTTATTGTCGTTCGAATTTGTTGATAAATAA
- a CDS encoding DUF2147 domain-containing protein, which yields MKQILIFAILAVALSVPSVTRAQNSKADRIVGIYLTYDDETGKEKSQVNIHKTSNGKYVGEIVWLKEPKDPNGKEKLDKNNPESRLKSRKIIGLQILKDFTYDASEDEWSEGTIYNPSSGKTYSCYMKFESAKSLKIRGYIGKAWMGLGKTAVWTKEDAIRK from the coding sequence ATGAAACAGATTTTAATTTTTGCAATACTGGCTGTTGCGCTTTCAGTTCCATCAGTTACCAGGGCACAAAACAGCAAAGCCGACAGGATTGTTGGCATTTATTTGACTTATGACGACGAAACAGGTAAGGAAAAGTCACAGGTAAACATTCACAAAACCAGCAATGGGAAATATGTGGGTGAAATTGTATGGCTTAAAGAACCCAAAGACCCTAATGGTAAAGAAAAGCTTGACAAAAACAATCCTGAGTCCAGGCTGAAGTCACGGAAAATTATAGGACTTCAGATTTTAAAGGATTTTACTTACGATGCCAGTGAAGATGAATGGAGCGAAGGCACCATTTACAATCCAAGTAGTGGCAAAACTTATAGCTGTTATATGAAATTTGAAAGCGCCAAATCGCTCAAAATCAGGGGATACATCGGAAAAGCCTGGATGGGACTGGGAAAAACAGCGGTATGGACAAAAGAAGATGCCATCAGAAAATAA
- a CDS encoding LysM peptidoglycan-binding domain-containing protein: MRTNQPIRFLLSFIFIISFSLSYGQNGITDSPSDSIVEDAGLVKDDFIVASLDSLANLMYFDGYECASGKEIENIFGFTPGFVPVYADSVYYNRLKKLDAGSPMNLTYNQYVREYIDLYANKKRALTQRVMGLAQIYFPLFEEQLDKYNMPLELKYLAIVESALNPVAKSPVGASGLWQFMYGTGKMYNLKVTSLVDDRRDPLKATIAACQHMSDLYKMYNDWLLVLAAYNSGAGNVNKAIRRSGGKMDFWQIRPFLPQETRGYVPAFIAVTYVMSYAAEHNLRAVEPRFNHYEIDTVMVKDVLSFSQISEKLNVPFEEIQFLNPSYKNGIIPATSGNAYILRLQKKNIPDFVNNEAQLYAFRAQSELEKEQVLSMMKTVTQAEYHKVKRGETLGGLASKYHCTVSNLKKWNRLRSTNLKIGQRLIVRPESASPVQYAAVAKQTTSPKKEADTTSAAAAAGKQTSEEVAVADNKKSENENGTDFTVKTRVENKYHRVKSGESLGRIADKYNASVADLKSWNKIKGSTIHPGQKLIVGKTEIAEKVPVKKEAAKPKAKQTAQDLDFIYYTVQQGDTLWKIAQKYEGSSVEEIKKLNNISNEKSLKPGQKIKVAVVS, translated from the coding sequence ATGAGAACCAATCAACCCATTCGATTCCTGCTTTCTTTTATATTCATCATCTCTTTTTCATTATCTTATGGGCAAAACGGGATTACCGACAGCCCGTCCGATTCAATAGTTGAAGACGCCGGTCTTGTAAAAGACGACTTTATTGTTGCTTCGCTTGACAGTCTGGCCAATCTCATGTATTTCGATGGATATGAATGTGCTTCAGGCAAAGAAATTGAAAATATTTTTGGATTTACACCGGGTTTTGTGCCTGTTTATGCCGATTCGGTTTATTACAACCGCCTGAAGAAACTCGACGCCGGTTCACCCATGAATCTGACTTACAACCAATATGTGCGTGAATATATCGACTTGTATGCCAATAAAAAAAGAGCACTTACACAAAGGGTAATGGGTTTGGCTCAGATATATTTTCCCTTGTTTGAGGAGCAGCTGGACAAATATAATATGCCTCTAGAGTTGAAATACCTGGCAATTGTGGAGTCTGCATTAAATCCGGTAGCCAAGTCGCCTGTTGGAGCTTCAGGGTTGTGGCAATTTATGTACGGAACAGGCAAAATGTATAATTTAAAGGTTACTTCACTGGTTGACGATCGCCGTGACCCATTGAAAGCAACCATCGCTGCCTGTCAGCATATGAGCGATTTGTATAAAATGTACAACGATTGGTTATTGGTACTTGCTGCCTATAATTCAGGAGCAGGCAATGTAAATAAAGCCATCAGACGTTCAGGCGGAAAAATGGATTTCTGGCAAATACGCCCCTTCCTTCCGCAGGAAACACGCGGCTATGTACCTGCTTTTATTGCCGTTACTTATGTAATGAGTTATGCAGCTGAACACAACCTGCGTGCTGTTGAACCCCGTTTCAATCATTACGAAATTGATACGGTTATGGTCAAGGACGTATTGTCGTTTTCACAAATATCAGAAAAACTGAATGTGCCATTTGAAGAAATTCAATTCCTGAACCCCTCTTATAAAAACGGAATCATACCTGCAACGAGCGGCAATGCCTACATCCTTCGTTTGCAAAAAAAGAATATTCCTGATTTTGTCAACAACGAAGCCCAGTTGTATGCTTTCCGCGCTCAGTCGGAGCTGGAAAAAGAACAGGTACTCAGCATGATGAAAACAGTAACTCAAGCCGAGTATCACAAGGTAAAAAGGGGTGAAACATTAGGCGGACTTGCCAGTAAGTATCACTGTACGGTTAGTAATCTTAAAAAATGGAACAGGCTCAGATCGACCAATCTGAAAATCGGGCAACGATTGATTGTAAGGCCCGAAAGTGCATCTCCCGTACAGTACGCTGCTGTAGCTAAACAAACAACTTCACCCAAAAAAGAAGCTGATACCACTTCAGCTGCCGCAGCAGCCGGCAAACAAACATCAGAAGAAGTGGCTGTTGCAGATAATAAAAAATCTGAAAATGAAAACGGTACAGACTTTACAGTAAAAACCCGCGTTGAGAATAAATACCACAGAGTAAAATCGGGAGAATCGCTCGGCCGTATTGCCGATAAATATAATGCCTCAGTTGCCGACTTAAAATCCTGGAATAAAATTAAAGGTTCAACCATTCATCCCGGTCAGAAACTTATCGTAGGAAAAACAGAAATTGCAGAAAAAGTTCCGGTAAAAAAAGAAGCTGCTAAACCTAAAGCCAAACAAACAGCTCAGGATCTGGATTTTATATACTACACGGTTCAGCAAGGCGATACACTATGGAAAATTGCCCAGAAGTATGAAGGTTCATCGGTAGAAGAAATCAAAAAGCTTAACAATATATCTAATGAGAAATCATTGAAACCCGGCCAGAAAATAAAAGTTGCTGTAGTTTCATAG
- a CDS encoding TonB family protein — protein MDNKRKNKLFMPSGCLSAEGMSLFVNGLLTDAEVDQVHHHLLSCELCNMALEGLMLAGSAQADEDIDLLNQHIDNVFTINQAQPKETEISGQAAFEGPRFPRLSQEEIREFTKSVKESAAHSTASHSESEVEKKSIKPPFFRKYRFELAAASILLLAAIGSWQIFFRMNKAEQSGELATITTKEDTSARKIQELTTLPPAAGLPGEKDEQMPTSPPVPQSGAPKKETSKNQHIILPVVDNAIVEDDLNIEEDLVAAQMHANAGPQETLSSSEKPEIQPAGAISKKAIERKSVQPIDQLVEEEEVIESEIFTIVEENPQYPGGDEALHKFLKENLIYPASARESAIQGTVYLSFVVGNDGIINDIKVLRGIGGGCDEEAVRVVKQMPRWIPGRQRGKPVRVQYILPVKFTLAE, from the coding sequence ATGGATAACAAACGGAAAAATAAGCTCTTCATGCCTTCCGGATGCCTCAGTGCAGAAGGAATGTCTCTGTTTGTGAATGGTCTGCTTACTGATGCAGAAGTTGATCAGGTGCATCATCACCTGCTTTCATGCGAGCTATGCAACATGGCCCTTGAAGGACTTATGCTTGCTGGTTCTGCCCAGGCAGACGAAGATATAGATTTGCTGAATCAACACATCGATAATGTTTTCACCATAAATCAAGCTCAACCAAAAGAAACAGAAATAAGCGGTCAGGCAGCATTTGAAGGGCCCCGATTCCCCCGGCTCAGTCAGGAAGAAATCAGAGAATTTACAAAAAGTGTGAAGGAGAGTGCCGCCCATTCAACCGCTTCTCACTCCGAATCAGAAGTTGAAAAAAAATCTATAAAACCCCCATTCTTCAGAAAATACCGGTTTGAGCTGGCCGCTGCAAGTATACTATTACTCGCCGCTATCGGGAGCTGGCAGATTTTCTTCCGGATGAACAAGGCTGAACAATCCGGCGAACTTGCCACTATAACCACGAAGGAAGACACTTCTGCCCGCAAAATACAGGAATTGACCACACTGCCTCCGGCAGCCGGATTGCCCGGAGAAAAAGATGAGCAGATGCCCACTTCTCCTCCAGTTCCACAATCCGGAGCCCCCAAAAAAGAAACATCAAAGAATCAGCATATTATACTGCCGGTTGTCGATAATGCCATAGTTGAAGATGATTTGAATATAGAAGAAGATCTGGTTGCAGCGCAAATGCATGCAAATGCAGGCCCGCAAGAAACCCTGTCGTCTTCTGAAAAGCCAGAAATTCAGCCTGCAGGTGCAATTTCAAAAAAAGCCATTGAGAGGAAATCGGTTCAGCCAATCGATCAGCTGGTTGAAGAAGAAGAAGTAATAGAAAGTGAGATTTTTACCATTGTAGAAGAAAATCCACAATACCCCGGAGGTGATGAAGCGCTTCATAAATTCCTGAAAGAAAATTTAATATATCCTGCATCAGCCCGCGAATCAGCCATACAAGGTACTGTTTATTTGAGTTTTGTGGTAGGAAACGATGGTATCATCAATGATATCAAGGTCTTACGCGGAATTGGCGGCGGCTGTGATGAAGAAGCCGTAAGAGTTGTGAAGCAAATGCCGCGCTGGATTCCCGGTCGGCAACGCGGCAAACCGGTGCGTGTGCAATATATCCTACCGGTGAAATTTACATTGGCAGAATAG
- a CDS encoding mechanosensitive ion channel encodes MRNHGAIFLLAVALFLNLSLFAQKDSSAIANDSVNVENLQIYTSKLAEIEKQRVADSIARARLELQLSSLKTTDNLKKEDLLRQLEEIKLKEKQNIADKKQRIDSLRNIAAGYPVIGVLKDTLFLIYTKIGALSPKERAANVSGKIRKLYNDDFLKTDSLIVVKSEFTYDIVYRENIIMSVSETDALWYNKTMFELANEFNLIIRNSIVKAREENSIQKLLLRIGLVILVLVIAWFIIKLIGKANMWLFNYIELKKDHLIRDLSYKDYTFLTAEQEMKIIVLLVKAIRWFTYALLAYITLPVIFSIFPFSRNWADTLFHLIWSPFKGVLIAVWNYMPNLFSILVIYYVMKYFIRFVRYIFSEIESEKLKISGFHADWAMPTFSIVKFLLYAFMFVLIFPYLPGSDSNIFKGVSVFIGVLFSLGSSTAIANMVAGLVITYMRPFKIGDRIKIGDFSGDVMEKTLLVTRLKTIKNEVITIPNSSILSGNTVNYSSEAATTGLILHTTVTIGYDIPWKLMHEALLNAAERTEMLLKDPKPFVLQTSLDDFYVSYQLNVYTKEASKQAAIYSLLHQNIQDCCNEAGIEILSPHYRAARDGNATTIPASYLDKDYTAPNFNINIHKD; translated from the coding sequence ATGAGAAACCATGGCGCAATATTCCTGTTAGCAGTTGCTCTTTTTCTGAATTTGTCATTATTCGCGCAAAAGGACAGTTCAGCAATTGCCAATGATTCTGTAAACGTCGAAAATCTTCAGATATATACCAGTAAACTGGCTGAAATAGAAAAGCAACGCGTTGCTGATTCCATTGCCAGGGCCAGGCTTGAGTTACAGTTGAGTTCACTGAAAACAACAGATAATTTAAAGAAAGAAGACCTGCTCCGCCAGCTGGAGGAAATTAAACTGAAAGAGAAACAGAATATTGCCGATAAAAAACAGCGAATAGATTCATTAAGAAATATAGCAGCGGGCTATCCTGTTATTGGTGTTTTAAAAGACACTTTGTTCCTGATCTATACGAAAATTGGTGCATTGAGTCCGAAAGAAAGAGCGGCAAATGTTTCAGGCAAAATCAGAAAACTATACAACGACGACTTTTTGAAAACAGACTCACTCATTGTTGTCAAATCTGAATTTACCTATGATATTGTTTACAGGGAAAATATTATTATGAGTGTATCGGAAACAGATGCATTATGGTATAATAAAACGATGTTTGAACTGGCGAATGAATTTAATCTGATTATTCGCAATTCCATAGTCAAGGCACGGGAAGAAAACAGTATACAAAAATTACTTCTCCGCATTGGATTGGTGATTCTGGTACTTGTCATTGCCTGGTTTATTATCAAACTGATAGGAAAAGCAAATATGTGGTTGTTCAACTATATTGAGCTGAAGAAAGACCACCTGATCAGAGATTTGTCATACAAGGATTATACTTTTCTGACAGCCGAGCAGGAAATGAAAATCATTGTTTTGTTGGTAAAGGCAATCCGGTGGTTTACTTATGCCTTGCTGGCTTATATAACCTTGCCGGTAATCTTCAGCATTTTTCCTTTTAGCCGCAACTGGGCCGATACGCTCTTTCATTTGATTTGGTCTCCCTTTAAAGGTGTTTTGATTGCTGTGTGGAATTATATGCCTAACCTGTTCAGCATTCTGGTTATTTATTATGTAATGAAGTATTTTATCCGTTTTGTCAGGTATATTTTTAGTGAAATAGAATCAGAAAAACTTAAAATATCAGGATTTCATGCCGATTGGGCCATGCCCACCTTTAGCATTGTTAAATTTCTGCTGTATGCTTTTATGTTTGTGTTGATATTTCCTTACCTGCCGGGCTCTGATTCCAATATTTTTAAAGGTGTCTCTGTTTTTATCGGGGTGTTGTTTTCATTAGGTTCATCAACAGCTATTGCTAATATGGTGGCTGGTTTGGTTATTACTTATATGCGGCCCTTTAAAATAGGCGATCGCATAAAAATAGGCGATTTTTCAGGAGATGTGATGGAGAAAACATTGTTGGTAACAAGACTGAAAACCATTAAAAACGAGGTAATTACAATTCCAAACTCGTCCATTCTCTCAGGCAATACCGTCAATTACAGCAGCGAAGCAGCAACAACAGGTTTAATTCTTCATACTACTGTAACCATTGGCTATGACATTCCGTGGAAACTGATGCACGAGGCATTGCTGAATGCAGCCGAAAGAACTGAAATGCTGCTTAAGGATCCCAAACCATTTGTACTGCAGACCAGCCTCGACGATTTTTATGTGTCTTATCAATTAAATGTTTATACAAAGGAGGCCAGTAAACAGGCTGCCATTTATTCGTTGTTACACCAGAATATTCAGGACTGTTGCAATGAGGCTGGCATTGAGATACTTTCACCTCATTACAGAGCCGCCAGAGACGGCAACGCCACCACAATACCCGCCAGTTATCTTGACAAAGATTATACAGCCCCGAATTTTAACATCAACATTCATAAGGATTAG
- a CDS encoding TolC family protein, whose translation MKKISLAAIVFFFTGCFVSAQKINHITLDSCYLLAIEHNPTAQQSKLYQSVWELQESALNTHKLPQASLGGQVSWQSDVTSLPISLPNVQIPSLDKDSYKLYLDVNQLIWNGGIVQKQKELEKAGLLISLQTVEAENYRMKETVNQVYFSILLLQENEKLLKLSMSEIQSRLGKIRAGVANGTLLPSNAEVLEAEIIKTEQSITEVNHNKAAAIFRLSEITGIILDEQTEFEQPQFKDLPELNTRLRPEYQLLELQQHKLTAQQKITSLKVMPRISAFASLGYGKPGLNMLSNQFDTYAMVGARASWTLWNWNEHKKENSIIGIQKEIIETQKENFERNQRILLNNQHEEIVKNETLVAADFRIVKLRESVVKSSGAQLEQGTITSSEFLTEQNALTQVRINQTLHSIQLQYARLNYLSTMGLLK comes from the coding sequence ATGAAAAAAATAAGCTTAGCAGCCATTGTATTTTTCTTTACAGGGTGTTTTGTTTCTGCACAAAAAATCAATCATATCACCCTTGACTCATGCTACCTGCTGGCAATTGAACACAATCCAACGGCGCAGCAAAGCAAACTGTATCAATCGGTGTGGGAATTGCAGGAATCGGCGCTCAACACCCATAAGTTGCCGCAGGCTTCGCTCGGCGGACAAGTTAGCTGGCAGTCTGATGTAACTTCGCTTCCCATCAGTCTTCCTAATGTTCAAATTCCTTCACTTGATAAAGACAGTTACAAACTATATCTGGATGTTAATCAGCTAATCTGGAACGGAGGAATTGTTCAGAAACAAAAAGAACTGGAAAAAGCCGGACTCCTTATCAGCCTGCAAACTGTTGAAGCGGAAAATTACCGCATGAAAGAAACTGTAAACCAGGTATACTTCAGCATTCTGCTGTTGCAGGAAAACGAAAAACTGCTCAAGCTAAGTATGTCGGAAATTCAATCGCGGCTGGGCAAAATCAGGGCAGGTGTGGCCAACGGAACCCTACTGCCTTCTAATGCAGAAGTGCTTGAAGCTGAAATCATCAAAACAGAACAATCAATTACTGAGGTTAACCATAACAAGGCAGCGGCCATTTTTCGCTTGTCGGAAATTACGGGCATCATATTAGACGAGCAAACCGAATTTGAACAACCACAGTTTAAAGACCTACCGGAACTAAACACCCGTTTAAGACCCGAATATCAGCTACTTGAGCTTCAGCAGCATAAACTCACAGCACAACAAAAAATAACAAGCCTGAAAGTAATGCCGCGCATTTCAGCTTTTGCCAGTTTGGGATACGGCAAACCCGGGTTAAATATGCTGTCAAACCAGTTTGATACCTACGCAATGGTTGGAGCCAGAGCAAGCTGGACTCTCTGGAACTGGAATGAACACAAAAAAGAAAACAGCATAATCGGCATCCAGAAAGAGATTATAGAAACACAAAAAGAAAACTTTGAGCGAAATCAGCGCATTTTGCTCAATAATCAGCATGAGGAAATTGTAAAAAACGAAACCCTGGTGGCAGCCGATTTCCGTATTGTCAAACTGCGCGAATCAGTCGTTAAATCATCGGGTGCACAACTTGAACAGGGAACAATTACTTCATCAGAATTTCTAACCGAACAAAATGCATTGACACAAGTCCGAATCAATCAGACACTTCACAGCATACAACTCCAGTATGCAAGGCTCAACTACCTGTCTACCATGGGCTTACTCAAATAA
- a CDS encoding sigma-70 family RNA polymerase sigma factor has translation MKITEGKPTDHHSDEELVELFRRTGNKEIIGLLFKRYTHLVLGVCYKYFDDREDARDVAMNVFESLFTSLHKYEILNFKAWLFTVTKSQCVQLLRNRKKEGTSIRWEENLLAEVMENSGFTHHNIADEEEERIRKLNQAIRKLSPGQQHCILLFYFDSKSYQQIAETTGLGLNEVKSHIQNGKRNLKNLLEQSIF, from the coding sequence ATGAAAATAACCGAAGGAAAACCAACCGACCATCATAGTGATGAAGAACTGGTTGAGTTATTCCGCCGCACGGGCAATAAAGAAATTATTGGGTTACTGTTTAAGCGATATACGCATTTGGTGCTGGGTGTTTGTTATAAGTATTTTGATGATCGTGAAGATGCCCGCGATGTAGCCATGAATGTTTTCGAAAGCTTGTTTACTTCATTACACAAATATGAGATCCTGAATTTTAAGGCATGGCTTTTTACAGTCACCAAAAGTCAGTGTGTCCAATTACTGCGTAACAGGAAAAAAGAAGGAACAAGCATTCGCTGGGAGGAAAATCTTTTGGCAGAAGTTATGGAAAATAGCGGATTTACGCATCATAACATTGCTGACGAAGAGGAGGAGCGCATCAGAAAACTTAATCAGGCAATCAGAAAATTATCGCCAGGCCAGCAACACTGCATATTGCTGTTCTATTTTGACAGTAAATCATATCAGCAAATTGCCGAAACAACCGGTTTGGGGCTTAATGAAGTTAAGAGTCATATTCAAAACGGAAAACGCAACCTGAAAAACCTGTTGGAGCAATCAATTTTTTAA